A section of the Ranitomeya imitator isolate aRanImi1 chromosome 7, aRanImi1.pri, whole genome shotgun sequence genome encodes:
- the LOC138646224 gene encoding taste receptor type 2 member 40-like: MDPPALLAVKLLANMAAGVFGLVLNSWIVHVNAKGWRRGFHPSLPDQILTFMGLINIALQVVLCFDMTSIQTKSYSSFDQIHLSCIGLFIFLISSNVWLTAWISIYYCMRIVHFTRGIFLVCKTRISRLLPKLLVVSTAASFILCLLSFWNIYDVINVEVIGNSTYNHTREQRSIAVSSPYEQIVFLGCILPLILTLIPIGMTVSSLWRHMKRMRSNKANSCHFRTEVHVRAVRTMVLLVSLHTTLLGAAIYTISQTFNFLEFFMFFCWYFIIFYPMAQALVIITGNSKLREASRGVLCSRTITR, encoded by the coding sequence TGGATCCTCCTGCTCTGTTAGCAGTAAAGCTATTGGCAAATATGGCTGCGGGAGTGTTCGGACTCGTCCTAAACTCATGGATTGTTCATGTCAATGCCAAAGGCTGGAGAAGAGGTTTCCACCCAAGTCTGCCTGATCAGATTCTCACGTTTATGGGTCTCATCAACATAGCATTGCAAGTTGTACTATGTTTCGACATGACCTCGATTCAGACGAAATCTTACTCTTCATTCGACCAGATTCATCTCAGTTGTATAGGACTTTTCATCTTTCTTATCTCCTCCAATGTATGGCTGACCGCGTGGATTTCCATCTATTATTGCATGAGAATTGTTCATTTCACAAGAGGAATCTTTTTAGTTTGCAAAACAAGGATTTCTCGACTTTTACCAAAGCTTCTGGTGGTTTCCACTGCTGCTTCATTCATTTTGTGTCTTTTATCATTTTGGAACATTTATGATGTAATAAATGTAGAAGTTATCGGAAATTCTACCTACAATCATACTAGGGAACAACGCTCCATAGCTGTGTCATCTCCATATGAGCAGATAGTATTTTTGGGGTGCATTTTACCTCTCATTTTAACTCTTATCCCTATTGGGATGACCGTGAGCTCACTTTGGAGACACATGAAGAGGATGCGCTCGAATAAAGCTAACTCTTGTCATTTTCGCACAGAGGTCCATGTAAGAGCGGTCAGGACCATGGTGCTTCTAGTGTCTCTTCACACGACTCTACTTGGAGCTGCAATTTATACAATTTCACAAACATTCAACTTTTTGGAATTTTTTATGTTCTTTTGTTGGTATTTTATAATTTTCTACCCAATGGCACAAGCTCTTGTTATTATAACCGGCAACTCAAAGCTAAGAGAAGCCAGTAGAGGAGTTTTATGCTCCAGGACGATCACACGTTGA